The following proteins are co-located in the Cryptococcus neoformans var. neoformans B-3501A chromosome 12, whole genome shotgun sequence genome:
- a CDS encoding hypothetical protein (HMMPfam hit to Glyco_hydro_3, Glycosyl hydrolase family 3 N terminal domain, score: 352.1, E(): 7.3e-103; HMMPfam hit to Glyco_hydro_3_C, Glycosyl hydrolase family 3 C terminal domain, score: 198.9, E(): 1e-56): MPTNNTNLDRSFLTANIDDLLKQLTTEEKISLLAGKDWWNTVPIPRLNIPSIKMTDGPGGARGDSFYHMTPACALPSATSLASTFSPDLIHSAGNLLALETLARNAVCLLAPTINIQRSPLGGRAFESFSEDPTLSGLIAAAYVAGLQEGGVSAAIKHFVGNDQEHERMGEDSVIAPRALREIYLRPFQIALKKSKPQAFMTAYNKLNGTHCSENEWLLEELLRKEWGFDGLVMSDWYGTYSISESINAGLNLEMPGATRWRPNGLVTHLIKAHKIDPRQLDKVAGGVLRWVQKLAKKNEELVYSPPGKEKTRTEDQAEDAKLLRRLAGESIVLLKNELNVLPIREPKKIAVIGPNAKAKVLTGGGSAQLRSAWSSTPWQGLSDNAPEGVELSYSLGCHSDKFLPILDDSFTCPDGSPGFQLSHFPITSSGDKAEEPVHVETWDSSDMFLADFTAPGLTKEYFTQLDAVWTPVEDGEYEFGVVVTGKGWFWINGELVIDASREDERSTSFFNLGTKEIKGRTRAKKNKRYDIRFLHDTRPYSVNNINTPIASAGMRLGYIQVIPASTLLSNAVSLAASSDVALLVIGLNSGWESEGYDRPDLSLPMDTDKLVNAVAEANPNTIVVIQAGSAVSMPWLDKVKGVVFAWYLGNETGNAIADIIYGYTNPSGRLPMTFPKRELDIPANLNYKSARTRVYYDEGIWVGYKHFNARGIDPLFPFGHGLSYTTFAYSGLHISQVPESPKNVGADGWRVEVGVQVENIGMEEGAHTVMFWLSPPPESPNGLKHPKWTLQGFQKVYGLKPGAKREIKVTFDKYAVSHWDELWNTWRAELGEWTVRVGVDAQNISGEKATFKIEDDLEWRGL; the protein is encoded by the exons ATGCCCACGAACAACACAAACCTTGACAGGTCGTTCTTGACCGCAAATATCGATGATCTCCTTAAGCAGCTCACcacagaagagaagatcTCCCTCCTTGCAGGCAAGGATTGGTGGAA CACTGTACCGATTCCCAGGCTCAACATCCCTTC CATCAAGATGACCGATGGCCCTGGTGGCGCTCGAGGAGACTCATTTTACCATATGA CACCGGCTTGTGCCCTTCCAAGCGCTACTTCTCTGgcctccactttttctcCCGATTTAATCCATTCAGCCGGTAATCTCCTAGCACTTGAAACCCTTGCTCGCAATGCTGTCTGCCTTCTTGCTCCCACTATCAACATCCAACGTTCCCCGCTCGGTGGTCGAGCATTTGAATCCTTCTCTGAAGACCCCACTTTGTCAGGCTTGATTGCGGCCGCTTATGTTGCTGGTCTGCAGGAAGGTGGTGTTAGTGCGGCGATCAAGCATTTCGTGGGGAATGATCAAGAGCATGAACGGATGGGCGAGGACTCTGTCATCGCGCCTAGGGCGTTGAGGGAGATTTACCTTCGACCATTCCAGATTGCACTCAAGAAGTCTAAACCACAAGCATTCATGACGGCTTATAACAAACTCAATGGGACGCATTGTTCGGAGAACGAATGGTTACTTGAGGAGCTGCTGAGAAAAGAATGGGGGTTCGATGGGCTGGTAATGAGTGACTGGTATGGTACCTATTCCATTTCCGAAAGTATCAACGCCGGGCTCAACCTCGAGATGCCGGGGGCCACCCGATGGCGTCCCAACGGACTAGTGACTCACCTTATCAAAGCGCACAAGATCGACCCCAGGCAGTTGGACAAGGTTGCAGGTGGTGTATTAAGATGGGTACAGAAGCTTGCGAAGAAAAACGAGGAGTTGGTATATTCACCGCCtggcaaagagaagactAGAACTGAGGATCAAGCAGAAGACGCCAAGTTGCTTCGTCGTTTGGCTGGGGAAAGCATTGTACTTCTCAAAAATGAGTTGAATGTTCTCCCAATCAGGGAACCCAAAAAGATCGCCGTCATCGGTCCCAACGCCAAGGCCAAGGTCCTCACCGGCGGTGGATCTGCCCAACTTCGTTCAGCCTGGTCGTCAACTCCCTGGCAAGGTCTCTCCGACAATGCTCCCGAAGGTGTTGAACTTTCCTATTCCCTTGGATGTCACTCCGACAAGTTCCTGCCTATACTTGACGACAGTTTTACCTGTCCTGATGGCTCACCCGGCTTCCAACTTTCACACTTCCCCATCACCTCCTCAGGCGATAAAGCTGAGGAACCCGTACATGTCGAGACATGGGACTCATCCGACATGTTCCTTGCTGACTTTACCGCTCCTGGTCTGACTAAGGAGTACTTTACCCAGCTTGATGCCGTCTGGACAccggtggaggatggagagtaTGAATTTGGAGTGGTCGTTACTGGCAAGGGGTGGTTCTGGATCAATGGAGAACTTGTTATCGATGCGtcaagagaagatgaaaggtCCACGAGTTTTTTTAACTTGGGAACGAAGGAAATCAAAGGCCGAACCAGGGCTAAAAAGAACAAG AGATATGACATTCGCTTCCTCCACGACACCCGGCCATACTCAGTCAACAACATTAACACTCCCATCGCAAGTGCCGGTATGCGTCTTGGCTACATCCAGGTTATCCCCGCTTCGACTCTCCTCTCTAACGCCGTCTCTCTCGCTGCATCCTCAGACGTCGCCTTGCTCGTTATCGGGCTTAACTCGGGCTGGGAATCAGAAGGATACGACCGTCCTGACCTTTCTTTACCGATGGACACAGACAAGCTCGTCAATGCCGTTGCGGAAGCGAACCCCAACACGATTGTTGTCATTCAAGCGGGTTCTGCCGTTTCAATGCCGTGGCTCGACAAAGTGAAAGGTGTGGTGTTTGCTTGGTACCTGGGAAACGAGACTGGTAATGCCATCGCCGACATTATCTACGGGTATACCAACCCTTCTGGTCGCCTCCCGATGACATTCCCCAAACGAGAGCTTGATATTCCCGCCAACCTGAACTACAAATCGGCACGCACCAGGGTTTATTACGACGAAGGTATCTGGGTAGGGTACAAGCATTTTAATGCAAGAGGTATCGaccctctctttcccttcgGCCATGGTCTTTCCTACACCACTTTTGCTTATTCCGGCCTTCACATCTCTCAAGTACCAGAATCACCAAAGAACGTCGGTgctgatggatggagagtgGAAGTCGGGGTGCAAGTGGAAAATATTGGcatggaagagggagcGCACACAGTCATGTTCTGGCTGAGTCCGCCACCTGAGAGCCCGAACGGACTGAAGCACCCGAAGTGGACTCTGCAAGGGTTTCAAAAGGTTTATGGGCTCAAACCAGGTGCAAAAAGAGAGATCAAGGTCACGTTTGATAAGT ATGCGGTCTCACACTGGGATGAGCTCTGGAACACTTGGAGGGCGGAGTTGGGAGAGTGGACTGTTCGGGTTGGCGTAGACGCACAAAATATCAGTGGCGAGAAGGCGACATTCAAGATTGAGGATGATCTTGAGTGGAGAGGCTTGTAA
- a CDS encoding hypothetical protein (Match to ESTs gb|CF193642.1|CF193642, gb|CF193641.1|CF193641, gb|CF194588.1|CF194588; HMMPfam hit to HlyIII, Haemolysin-III related, score: 172.3, E(): 9.7e-49), whose amino-acid sequence MVLTRRQAVSASSTPPPNMPETTPLLPKPGETCEDGERKTISYEESLMLLPWQTDNDYIRHGYRRATPSIRKCLWSAVSYLHNETVNIHSHSVGAVFFLSLLPLHLIPTHFPTLNQSCSPLPTPPTLHDKVALALYLICAVLCLSLSSWFHTVSCHSKEVCDAAHRGDYIGIVVLIVGSITPGMYYAFYENAFLQVFYMAGIIIAGIVSAYIVLSPHHRSHRWHRTLTFIVLGLSAVVPITHILFTQGLVHAREKMSLDLIVAGGASYIFGALLYAARIPEKLSPGTFDYFGSSHQIFHCFVLAGAGFQYAALRGMVWGRAMAVGKTIAESEGLL is encoded by the exons ATGGTCCTTACTCGCCGTCAAGCTGTTTCAGCATCTTCAACGCCTCCGCCCAACATGCCTGAGACAACCCCTTTACTCCCAAAACCAGGGGAGACAtgcgaggatggagagcggAAGACAATCTCCTACGAGGAGTCCCTGATGCTGCTACCCTGGCAGACAGATAATGATTATATTAGACATGGGTATAGAAGAGCGACACCCTCGATTCGAAAGTGCTTATGGAGTGCAGTAAGCT ACCTTCACAATGAGACAG TAAACATCCACTCCCATTCTGTTGGTGctgtcttctttctctcgcTCCTCCCCCTTCACCTCATCCCAACGCATTTCCCCACCCTAAACCAGTCCTGCAGCCCATTACCGACCCCGCCTACTCTACATGACAAGGTGGCCCTGGCTCTATACCTCATTTGCGCTGTGTTATGTTTGAGTTTGAGCAGCTGGTTTCATACAGTCTCATGCCATTCAAAAGAGGTTTGCGATGCAGCCCACCGTGGAGATTAT ATAGGTATTGTAGTATTAATTGTGGGGAGTATCACCCCCGGTATGTACTATGCTTTCTATGAGAATGCCTTCCTTCAAGTTTTCTATATGG CTGGCATCATCATTGCCGGTATAGTATCAGCTTAT ATCGTACTGTCCCCACACCATCGTTCCCATCGATGGCACCGTACCCTCACATTCATAGTTCTAGGCCTCTCTGCTGTGGTACCCATCACCCACATCTTGTTCACCCAAGGTCTAGTCCATGCGAGAGAAAAGATGAGCCTTGACCTCATTGTAGCAGGTGGGGCAAGCTACATTTTTGGTGCATTACTCTA CGCGGCAAGAATCCCCGAAAAGCTTTCCCCCGGCACTTTCGACTATTTCGGATCATCCCATCAAATTTTTCACTGCTTTGTCTTGGCAGGCGCTGGTTTCCAATACGCTGCGCTTAGAGGTATGGTTTGGGGGAGGGCTATGGCTGTTGGTAAGACTATCGCCGAATCGGAAGGACTTTTGTAG